In Pristiophorus japonicus isolate sPriJap1 chromosome 31, sPriJap1.hap1, whole genome shotgun sequence, the genomic stretch ATCTCAGAACGATGGTATCGATAGACGGAGAGCTGGGGAATCTCAGCGATGGTATAGATAGACGGGGAACTGGAGAATCTCAGAGCGATGGTATAGATAGACGGAGAGTGGGGAATCTGATCGATGGTATAGATAGACGGGGAACTGGAGAATCTGAGCGATGGTATAGATAGACGGAGAGTGGGGAATCTGATCGATGGTATAGATAGACGGGGAACTGGAGAATCTCAGAGCGATGGTATAGATAGACGGAGAGTGGGGAATCTGATCGATGGTATCGATAGACGGGGAACTGGAGAATCTCAGAGCGATGGTATAGATAGACGGAGAGCTGGAGAATCTCAGCGATGGTATAGATTAACGGAGAGCTGGAGAATCTTAGGGCGATGGTACAGATAGACGGAGAGCTGGAGAATCTCAGCGATGGTATAGATAGACGGAGAGCTGGGGAATCTCAGAGCGATGGTACAGATAGACGGAGAGCTGGGGAATCTCAGAGCGATGGTATAGATAGACGAGGAGCTGGGGAATCTCAGAGCGATGGTACAGATAGATGGAGAGCTGGGGAATCTCAGCGATGGTATAGATAGACGAGGAGCTGGAGAATCTCAGCGATGGTATAGATAGTCGGAGAGCTGGAGAATCTCAGAGCGATGGTATAGATAGTCGGAGAGCTGGAGAATCTCAGCGATGGTATAGATAGACGGAGAGCTGGAGAATCTCAGCGATGGTATAGATAGACGGAGAGTGGGGAATCTGATCGATGGTATAGATAGACGGGGAACTGGAGAATCTCAGAGCGATGGTATAGATAGACGAGGAGCTGGAGAATCTAAGAGCGATGGTACAGATAGACGGAGAGCTGGAGAATCTCAGAGCGATGGTATAGATAGATGGAGAGCTGGAGAATCTCAGAGCGATGGTATAGATAGACGGAGAGCTGGAGAATCTCAGCGATGGTATAGATAGACGGAGAGCTGGAGAATCTCAGCGATGGTATAGATAGACGGAGAGCTGGAGAATCTCAGCGATGGTATAGATAGACGGAGAGCTGGAGAATCTCAGCGATGGTATAGATAGACGGAGAGCTGGGGAATCTGAGCGATGGTATAGATAGACGGAGAGCTGGGGAATCTCAGCGATGGTACAGATAGACGGAGAGCTGGAGAATCTCAGCGATGGTATAGATAGACGGAGAGCTGGAGAATCTCAGCGATGGTATAGATAGACGGAGAGTGGAGAATCTCAGCGATGGTATAGATAGACGGAGAGTGGGGAATCTCAGCGATGGTATAGATAGACGGAGAGTGGGGAATCTCAGCGATGGTATAGATAGACGGGGAGCTTTAGAATCTCAGAGCGATGGTATAGATAGACGGAGAGCTGAGGAATCTCAGCGATGGTATAGATGGAGCTTGTTTCCAGCAATTGAAGGTCTCGAATGAACAATCTTAAATGAGATTTCGAGCAAAAGGCAGGGGAAACCTCTTCATACGGCGACACGTGAGGCTGTGggattcattcccagggttagtggttgagacACAAGCTCTGTCAACATTCAAGATGAGACTGGATTGCATTTCAACAGCActtttcacagagggttgtaaatctgtggaattctctgccccagagagctgtggaggctgggtcattgaatatatttaaggtggagatagacagattcttgagcgataagggcgtgaaggtttatggggagcgggcgggtaagtggagctgagtccatgatcagatcagccgtgatcttattgaatggcggagcaggctcgagggtctaaatggccgactcctggtccTCTTTCTTCTGTCCTTATGTCTGGGacgagggtgggggagtgggttgggacaggctgcggggggggggggaggggagcagcgTCAGGCTGGAGAGGAGTGGGACGATGATCGCTGGGAATGAGTTGAAGCAGGTTTCACTGTGCACCCCTCCCCTCTGTTTGCAGGTGATTGTTTTGTGGGTGGGGACAAACAACCACGGACACACGGCGGAGCAGGTTGCCGGGGGAATCGAGGCCATCATCAATCTCCTCAACCAGCGGCAGCCACAGGCCAAAGTCATCGTACTGGTGAGTGACCGGGGGGTGGGCAGGTCAtgggagtgactggggggagggccGGGGGTGGAAgaccaacaacttggatttatatagtgcctttcaccacctccggacatcccaaagcgctttacagccagtgaagtacttttgaagtgtagtcactgttgtaatgtcaggaaCTCAGCAGCAAACTcaccaaaacagcaatgtgataatgacctcgataatctgtttttcgtgatgttaATTGTGGGATAAATTGTTGGCCCCAAGACTCTGGGGTGAGCTCCCCTGCTCCCCTTCGAAATAGtctcacaggatcttttacgtctgtcGAAGAGGGCAGGCGAGGCCTCATTTAACATCTCAACCTAaaggcggcccctccgacagtgcggcgctcccttagtactgcccctccgacagtgcggcgctccctcagcactgcctctccgacagtgcggcgctccctcagcactgcccctccgacagtgtggcgctccctcagtactgcccctccgacagtgcggtgttccctcagcactgcccctccgacagtgcggcgttccctcagtactgcccctccgacagtgcggcgctccctcagtactgcccctccgacagtgcgccgctccctcagaactgcccctccgacagtgcgccgctccctcagaactgcccctccgacagtgcgccgctccctcagtactgcccctccgacagtgcggcgctccctcagtactgcccctccgacagtgcggcgatccctcagtactgcccctccgacagtgcggcgctccctcagtactgcccctccgacagtgcggcattccctcagtactgcccctccgacagtgcgccgctccctcaggactgcccctccgacagtgcgccgctccctcagcactgcactggaatgtctgcCTGGATTGTGTgcccaagcctctggagtgggacttgaactctcaaccttctgagccACGTCTGCCGGTGCtccctcggggggtggggggggggggttgccccTGCTCTGCCCTGCCTCTGATGCCTCCCCTTGCCGTTTGTTGCAGGGCCTGTTGCCCCGTGGGAAGGACCCGAACCCGCTGCGGGAGAAGAACGCCCTGGTGAACGAGCTGGTGAAGGGCAGCGTGGCCAGTCTGGGCACGACCTGCTACCTTGACGTGGACCCGGGCTTCGTGAACTCTGAGGGCAGCATGAGCCACAACGACCTGTACGACTACCTGCACCTGACTCGGCACGCGTACACCAGCGTCTGCAAACTGATCCACACCCGCGTCCACCAGCTGCTGGGGGAAGCGGCCTGCGACTCGCCCAAGCCAGCCCCCTGATGGCCGGAGGCTGTTGCCGTCACGTCGGGCCTGGCTGTGGGGAACGCTGGGGAGCGACGGACCCCGTGGAGGGATGGCCATGTGGGGAGGGGGCTTGCAATTTCAAATGATCAAACCCGAATAATAAACCTTCACCTGTCCCACACACGGGCCACCTGTCAGTTGTTGGTCATTCTATCATTGCTGTCAATGTTGCGGCCGGCACAGAGCCCGAAACAAGGGGCAGGGAACTGCACGATTgaaggtgggggttggggtggaggtaatacatttgcttcatgggttcttgcttgcgAATTCATATTGCCAGTTAGTTGGTTGTTGAACCGTTGTTCATAAatcgcacgacacattaccagtccatccaccaggctcacaaccacctgcctcatcgtgggtcccccgaacccaactggctggggttttattgaggcttgtgaacatcacgtgacgggctaagccactcacaatgcaacagctcgacaaacctttgAGCATGCCCTCCGGTGCGTACGTTACAGTGGGGGCGGTAGAgttgagtgtgtcagtgggagggggctgGGAATTGGggaatagtaacatagaaaataggtgcaggagtcggccattcggccctccgagcctgcaccgccattcaatatgatcatggctgatcattccctcagtgcccctttcctgctttctctccatacaccttgacccctttagccgtaagggccacatctaactcgctcttgaatatatccaaagaactggcatcaacaactctctgcggcagggaattccacaggttaacaactctctgagtaaagaagtttctcctcatctcagtcctaaatggcttgccccttatcttaagactgtgtcccttggttctggacttccccaacatcgggaacattctacctgcatctaacctgtctaaatccgtcagaatcttatgtttctatgagatcccctctcatcctgctaaactccagtgtataaaggcccagttgatccagtctcctctcatatgtcagtcctgccatcccgggaatcagtctggtgaaccttcgctgcactccgccaatagcaagaatgtccttcctcagattaggagaccaaaactgaacacaatattccagctgaggcctcaccaaggtcctgcacaactgcagtaagaccttcctgctcctatactcaaatccactagctatgaaggccaacgtaccatttacggcctgctgtacctgcatgccaactttcaatgactgatgaaccatgacacccaggtctcactgcacctccccttttcttaatctgccgccattcagataatattctacctttgtgtgtTTACcctcgaagtggataacctcacatttatccacatcatactgcatctgccatgcattttgcccactcacctaacctgtcccagtcaccctgcagcctctgagtcctcctcacagctcacaccaccacccagtttagtgtcatctgcaaacttggagatattacactcgatttcatcctctagatcattaatgtatgttgtaaatagctggggtcccagcactgagccctgtggcaccccactagtcactgcctgccattctgaaaaggacccgtttatcccgactctctgcttcctgtctgccaaccagttctctatccatgtcagtacataacccccaataccacgtgctttgattttgcacaccaatctcttgtgtcggaccttgtcaaaagccttgtgcaagtccaaatacaccacatccactggttctcccttgtccactctactcgttacatcctcaaaaaattccagaagctttgtcaagcatgatttccctttcataaatccatgctgacttggaccggtcctgtcactgctttccaaatgtgtagcTCTTTCATCCTTAAAGattcattccaacatttaccccactactgatgtcaggctaaccggtcgataaatacccgttttctctccctcctttttaaaaagtggcgttacattagctaccctccagtccataggaactgatccagagtcattagactgttggaaaatgatcaccaatgcatttctatgtctagggccacttctttaagtactctgggatgcagactatcaggccccggggatttatcagctaaataaggatatccttcagttcctcctcactagaccctcagtcccatcgtacatccgaaaggttatttggttctgtcttcagaaaggaagacacaaagtatttgttcaattggtctgccatttctttgttccccattataaattcacctgaatccgactgaagggacctacgtttgtcttcactaatctttctatcTTCACATATCGAAAGAATGTGACagtgggagttggggagtgtgtcagtgggagggggggggggagttggggagtgtgtcagtggggggggagttggggagtgtgtcagtggggggagggagttggggagtgtgtcagtgggaggggggcgggaagttggggagtgtgtcagtgggggagagaattggggagtgtcagtggggggggggagttggagagtgtgtcagtggagggggagagttggggagtgtgtcactgggagggggggagctggggagtgtgtcagtgggggggcggggagttggggagtgtgtcagtggtgggggggagttggggagtgtgtcagtggggggggggagttggggagtgtgtcagtggggggaggggggaagtgtgtcagtggggggaggggggagttggagagtgtgtcggggatgggagttggggagtgtgtcagtggggggggggagagttggtggagtgtgtcagtgggaggggggtgggagttggggagtgtgtcggggAATGGGAGTTGGGGAATGTGTCAGTGGGGGAAGGCgggaattggggagtgtgtcagtgaggggggggaattggggagtgtgtcagtgggagttggggagtgtgtcagtgggaaggagggagttggggagtgtgtcagtgggggggaggagttggggagtgtgtcactgggaggggggggagctcgggagtgtgtcagtggggggggggagttggggagtgtgtcactggGAGGGGGggagctcgggagtgtgtcagtggggtgggggagttggggagtgtgtcactgggggggggggagctcgggagtgtgtcagtggggggggcggagagttggggagtgtgtcagtggggggggggagttggggagtgtgtcagtggcggggggggagttggggagtgtgtcagtgggggggggggagttggagagtgtgtcagtgggggggggggagagttggtggagtgtgtcagtgggaggtgggtgggtgttggggagtgtgtcggggaatgggagttggggagtgtgtcagtgggggggggggaattggggagtgtgtcagtggggggggggaattggggagtgtgtcagtggggggcggaattggggagtgtgtcagtgcggGGGGGAGAATTGGGgaatgtgtcagtggggggggggaattggggagtgtgtcagtgggagttggagtgtgtgtcgggggatgggagttggggagtgtgtcagtgggaggggggggagttggggagtgtgtcagtgggagggggaaggagttggggagtgtgtcagtgggagggggaaggagttggggagtgtgtcactgggaggggggggagctcgggagtgtgtcagtggggggggggggagttggtggagtgtgtcagtgggaggtgggtgggtgttggggagtgtgtcggggaatgggagttggggagtgtgtcagtggggggggggaattggggagtgtgtcagtggggggggggggaattggggagtgtgtcagtggggggcggaattggggagtgtgtcagtgcggGGGGGAGAATTGGGGAATGTGTCagtgggagttggggagttggagagtgtgtcagtgggagggggaaggagttggggagtgtgtcagtgggagggggaaggagttggggagtgtgtcactgggaggggggggagctcgggagtgtgtcagtggggtgggggagttggggagtgtgtcactggggggggggagctcgggagtgtgtcagtgggggggcggagagttggggagtgtgtcagtgggggggggggggagttggggagtgtgtcagtgggggtgggggggagttggggagtgtgtcagtgggggggggagttggagagtgtgtcagtgggagggggagtgtgtgtcgggggatgggagttggggagtgtgtcagtgggaggggggggagttggggagtgtgtcagtggggggggggggagttggagagtgtgtcagtgggagggggagtgtgtgtcgggggatgggagttggggagtgtgtcagtgggaggggggggagttggggagtgtgtcagtgggaggggggggagttggggagtgtgtcagtgggaggggggggagttggggagtgtgtcagtgggaggggggggagttggggagtgtgtcagtgggagggggaaggagttggggagtgtgtcagtggggggggcggggagttggggagtgtcagtgggggggtgggagttggcgagtgggagttggggagtgtgtcagtggcggggggaattggggagtgtgtcagtggggggggggaattggggagtgtgtcagtggggggggggaattggggagtgtgtcagtgggagttggagtgtgtgtcagtgggggggggaattggggagtgtgtcagtgggagggtgggagttggagagtgtgtcagtgggaggggggcagttggggagtgtgtcggggAGGGTGGGAGTTggagagtgtcagtgggagggggggcagttggggagtgtgtcagggggagggtgggagttggagagtgtgtcagtgggagggggggcagttggggagtgtgtcagtgggggggcagttggggagtgtgtcagtgggagggggggagtttggggattgtgtcagtggaagggggagagagttggggagtgtgtcggagGATGGGAGTtgaggagtgtcagtgggagggggagggagttggggagtgtgtcgggggatgggagttggggagtgtgtcagtgggagggggaaggagttggggaatgtgtcagtgggggggggggagggagttggggagtgtgtcggaggatgggaggtggggagtgtgtgagggggaggtagttggggagtgtgtcgggggatgggagttggggagtgtgtcagtcgggggggagttggggagtgtgtcagtgtgggggggagttggggagtgtgtcaatggggggggagttggggagtgtgtcagtgggggggggggagttggggagtgtgtcagggggagggagttggggagtgtgtcggggaagggagttggggagtgtgtcagtagaagggagttggggagtgtgtcagttggagacgaggcggggggcgggagttggggagtgtgtcagtgggagacggggggaggagttgaggagtgtgtcagtggggggggagattggggagtgtgtcagtggggatggaATTGAGGAGTGTATCAGTGGGAGGGTGggatgggagttggggagtgtgtcagtgtgggggggaattggggagtgtgccagtggaggggggaattggggagtttgtcagtgggagggggtaattggggagtgtgtcagtgggagggggaaggagttggggagtgtgtcagtgggagggggaaggagttggggagtgtgtcagtgggagggggaaggagttgtggagtgtgtcagtgcgggggggggcggggaattggGGAGTGTatcagtgggggggcggggagttggggagtgtatcAGTGGGGGGcggaattggggagtgtgtcagtgcggGGGGGAGAATTGGGgaatgtgtcagtgggggggggggaattggggagtgtgtcagtgggagttggagtgtgtgtcagtgggggggggaattggggagtgtgtcagtgggagggtgggagttggagagtgtgtcagtgggagggggggcagttggggagtgtgtcagggggagggtgggagttggagagtgtcagtgggagggggggcagttggggagtgtgtcagggggagggtgggagttggagagtgtgtcagtgggagggggggcagttggggagtgtgtcagtgggggggcagttggggagtgtgtcagtgggaggggggggagttggggagtgtgtcagtggaagggggagagagttggAGAGTGTGTCGGAggatgggagttggggagtgtgtcagtgggagggggagggagttggggagtgtgtcgggggatgggagttggggagtgtgtcagtgggagggggaaggagttggggagtgtgtcagtggggggggggagggagttggggagtgtgtcactgggaggggggggagctcgggagtgtgtcagtggggtgggggagttggggagtgtgtcactggggggggggagctcgggagtgtgtcagtgggggggcggagagttggggagtgtgtcagtggggggggggggggagttggggagtgtgtcagtgggggtgggggggagttggggagtgtgtcagtgggggggggagttggagagtgtgtcagtgggagggggagtgtgtgtcgggggatgggagttggggagtgtgtcagtgggaggggggggagttggggagtgtgtcagtggggggggggggagttggagagtgtgtcagtgggagggggagtgtgtgtcgggggatgggagttggggagtgtgtcagtgggaggggggggagttggggagtgtgtcagtgggaggggggggagttggggagtgtgtcagtgggagggggggagttggggagtgtgtcagtgggaggggggggagttggggagtgtgtcagtgggagggggaaggagttggggagtgtgtcagtggggggggcggggagttggggagtgtcagtgggggggtgggagttggcgagtgggagttggggagtgtgtcagtggcggggggaattggggagtgtgtcagtggggggggggaattggggagtgtgtcagtggggggggggaattggggagtgtgtcagtggagttggagtgtgtgtcagtgggggggggaattggggagtgtgtcagtgggagggtgggagttggagagtgtgtcagtgggaggggggcagttggggagtgtgtcggggAGGGTGGGAGTTggagagtgtcagtgggagggggggcagttggggagtgtgtcagggggagggtgggagttggagagtgtgtcagtgggagggggggcagttggggagtgtgtcagtgggggggcagttggggagtgtgtcagtgggagggggggagtttggggattgtgtcagtggaagggggagagagttggggagtgtgtcggagGATGGGAGTtgaggagtgtcagtgggagggggagggagttggggagtgtgtcgggggatgggagttggggagtgtgtcagtgggagggggaaggagttggggaatgtgtcagtgggggggggggagggagttggggagtgtgtcggaggatgggaggtggggagtgtgtgagggggaggtagttggggagtgtgtcgggggatgggagttggggagtgtgtcagtcgggggggagttggggagtgtgtcagtgtgggggggagttggggagtgtgtcaatggggggggagttggggagtgtgtcagtggggggggggagttggggagtgtgtcagg encodes the following:
- the pafah1b3 gene encoding platelet-activating factor acetylhydrolase IB subunit gamma, translated to MSDGDSNPAAIPVPPEDVQGDGRWMSQHNRYVADTKDKEPDVLFVGDSLVQLLHQFEIWRQLFSPLHALNFGIGGDATQHVLWRLQNGELENIRPKVIVLWVGTNNHGHTAEQVAGGIEAIINLLNQRQPQAKVIVLGLLPRGKDPNPLREKNALVNELVKGSVASLGTTCYLDVDPGFVNSEGSMSHNDLYDYLHLTRHAYTSVCKLIHTRVHQLLGEAACDSPKPAP